A DNA window from Thermoplasmata archaeon contains the following coding sequences:
- a CDS encoding aspartate aminotransferase family protein, whose translation MRGTDVLTREPRSERLPAGALKAADSDVQPAPTPAVEETGKKVPVEAPSAETKEAPAAAPAATPEPEALPIPIARLVPKLKKSAKLFEEGKKYIPNASSSLIRVASYDPCPPFIAAGKGARIWDEDGNEYLDFNLGYGCLINGHAPKEQVKAIQDRAELGVHFAAPTALEIEVAKLFRKMVPNAERVAFCSNGSDATQNAIRIARAVTGKDAILKFEGHYHGQHDYALISAEAPPIVAGLDEYPRPLPNSAGIPPGVTDYVMVAQYNSITSFERMVKRYRDRLACVILEPIMANAGVIPPAPDYLKRVVEIAHQNDLLVIFDEVFTGFRVAPGGAQQLYGVEPDISCWAKALGGGVPISAVSGKAEYMDLIAPGRISFGGTYFANNLSLAGALANLRILSRGGDELYARFARLTDRLEKGLEEAARDAKVNVIVQSVNGMLQFFFTRRKKIVNYRESLQIDWNLYLRHHQLLLDKGIYIHPDNYERLTFSSAHTEKDIERFVGVATETFKELRTLPRDYLP comes from the coding sequence GCGGGGAACCGACGTTCTGACGCGGGAACCGCGATCGGAACGTCTGCCGGCGGGCGCGCTCAAGGCCGCGGACTCCGACGTGCAGCCGGCGCCGACGCCCGCGGTCGAAGAGACCGGCAAGAAGGTCCCCGTCGAGGCGCCGTCCGCGGAAACCAAGGAGGCGCCGGCGGCGGCCCCGGCCGCGACCCCCGAGCCGGAGGCGCTCCCCATCCCGATCGCCCGCCTCGTCCCGAAGCTGAAGAAGAGCGCGAAGCTGTTCGAGGAGGGCAAGAAGTACATTCCGAACGCGTCGAGCTCGCTGATCCGGGTCGCCTCGTACGACCCGTGCCCCCCGTTCATCGCGGCCGGGAAGGGCGCGCGGATCTGGGACGAGGACGGGAACGAGTACCTCGACTTCAACCTCGGCTACGGCTGCCTCATCAACGGCCACGCGCCGAAGGAGCAGGTCAAGGCGATCCAGGACCGGGCGGAGCTCGGCGTCCACTTCGCCGCGCCGACGGCGCTCGAGATCGAGGTCGCGAAGCTGTTCCGGAAGATGGTCCCGAACGCGGAGCGCGTCGCCTTCTGCTCGAACGGCTCGGACGCGACCCAGAACGCGATCCGGATCGCGCGGGCCGTCACGGGCAAGGACGCCATCCTGAAGTTCGAGGGCCACTACCACGGCCAGCACGACTACGCGCTGATCAGCGCCGAGGCGCCGCCGATCGTCGCGGGGCTCGACGAGTACCCGCGACCCCTGCCGAACTCCGCCGGGATCCCGCCGGGCGTCACGGACTACGTGATGGTGGCGCAGTACAACTCGATCACCTCGTTCGAGCGGATGGTCAAGCGCTACCGGGACCGGCTCGCCTGCGTGATCCTCGAACCGATCATGGCGAACGCCGGGGTGATCCCACCGGCGCCGGACTATCTCAAGCGGGTCGTCGAGATCGCGCACCAGAACGACCTGCTCGTGATCTTCGACGAGGTGTTCACCGGCTTCCGCGTGGCCCCGGGGGGCGCGCAGCAGCTCTACGGGGTCGAACCGGACATCTCCTGCTGGGCGAAGGCGCTCGGCGGCGGCGTCCCGATCAGCGCCGTGTCGGGCAAGGCCGAGTACATGGACCTGATCGCCCCCGGGCGGATCAGCTTCGGCGGGACCTACTTCGCGAACAATCTCTCGCTCGCGGGCGCGCTCGCGAACCTGCGCATCCTCTCCCGGGGCGGCGACGAGCTGTACGCACGCTTCGCTCGCCTCACCGACCGCCTGGAAAAGGGGCTCGAAGAGGCGGCCCGCGACGCGAAGGTCAACGTGATCGTCCAGTCGGTGAACGGGATGCTGCAGTTCTTCTTCACCCGCCGCAAGAAGATCGTCAACTACCGCGAGTCGCTGCAGATCGACTGGAACCTCTACCTGCGCCACCACCAGCTGCTGCTCGACAAGGGGATCTACATCCACCCCGACAACTACGAGCGGCTGACCTTCTCGAGCGCGCACACCGAGAAGGACATCGAGCGGTTCGTGGGGGTCGCGACCGAGACGTTCAAGGAGCTGCGAACCCTCCCGCGCGATTACTTGCCGTAA
- a CDS encoding ABC transporter permease, translated as MGRSLSDLFVFVGKRLLQLIPVVLGVIVLTFFVSHLDFTASTLCHEWYFHAGSTTLENCEQKYGLPLTDQFWNYLTSLAHGNWGAAVLGSSVGSEIDQRLPATIELVLASLFLMVVIGIPLGVIAAQYAGRLGDHLVRILYLSGWATPTYLGAVIAAIFIGPYLGLPTSGEYSTVFVPFPQYTHMSVIDAMIALNLPYTIDAISHLILPAAVLAFINMGIATRMTRASMLEVLPLDYVRSARMKGLGEFWVLYKHALRNALITTTTVLGLTAGGLLAGTVVVEEVFDWPGIGQYAYTVIGGGGSSPNFDGAIAVVIVFAIAVVVANLAADILYGLLDPRVDWR; from the coding sequence ATGGGCCGGAGTCTGAGCGATCTCTTCGTCTTCGTGGGCAAGCGGCTCCTCCAGCTCATCCCGGTCGTCCTGGGCGTCATCGTCCTCACCTTCTTCGTCTCGCACCTCGACTTCACGGCGAGCACGCTCTGCCACGAGTGGTACTTCCACGCGGGCTCCACCACGCTCGAGAACTGCGAGCAGAAGTACGGGCTGCCGCTGACCGACCAGTTCTGGAACTACCTCACGAGCCTCGCGCACGGGAACTGGGGCGCGGCGGTCCTGGGGAGCTCGGTCGGGTCCGAGATCGACCAGCGCCTCCCCGCGACGATCGAGCTCGTGCTCGCCTCGCTGTTCCTGATGGTCGTGATCGGGATCCCGCTCGGGGTGATCGCGGCGCAGTACGCCGGCCGCCTCGGCGACCACCTCGTGCGGATCCTCTACCTGAGCGGCTGGGCGACCCCGACCTACCTCGGCGCGGTGATCGCGGCGATCTTCATCGGTCCGTACTTAGGGCTCCCCACGAGCGGCGAGTACTCGACGGTCTTCGTCCCGTTCCCGCAGTACACCCACATGTCGGTCATCGACGCGATGATCGCGCTCAACCTTCCGTACACGATCGACGCGATCTCGCACCTGATCCTGCCCGCAGCGGTGCTCGCGTTCATCAACATGGGCATCGCGACGCGCATGACGCGCGCCTCGATGCTCGAGGTGCTCCCGCTCGACTACGTGCGCTCGGCCCGCATGAAGGGGCTCGGCGAGTTCTGGGTCCTCTACAAGCACGCGCTCCGTAACGCGCTCATCACGACCACGACCGTCCTCGGCCTCACGGCAGGGGGGCTGCTCGCGGGGACGGTCGTCGTCGAAGAGGTGTTCGACTGGCCCGGGATCGGCCAGTACGCCTACACCGTCATCGGCGGCGGTGGCTCGTCCCCCAACTTCGACGGCGCGATCGCCGTCGTGATCGTCTTCGCGATCGCGGTCGTCGTCGCGAACCTCGCGGCGGACATCCTCTACGGTCTCCTCGACCCGCGGGTGGACTGGAGGTAG
- a CDS encoding ABC transporter permease: MTAPSPAPTPTHRRESQLSVFWRVLRANPLSLIGFILVVLIGVTALIVLVAPHLLVPYGPLQQTSARNAAPSWAHPFGTDNLGRDIYSNVMLALPLDLGIGFAIAGSALLIGGVLGLIAGFYNAPGTLLGYTSIAVLRVTDIFLSFPSLILALALTRVLGLGVGPSVLAITITWWPFYVRLVRGEVLAVKHLPYVSAARAAGVTENRIVLRHVLRNVLEPVIVYFTLDIGTVLVTYSTIGYIGVASVYPGPQPEWGAMLAYYQQTGSASIYPWIVLAPGAAIFVTVLAFSLLGDGLRDILDPRTRRAFVRGTSTHDPPAEAPLPAAPSAPDAPQETEVPAAVAAAEAGS, from the coding sequence TTGACCGCCCCCTCCCCGGCCCCGACCCCGACGCACCGACGCGAGAGCCAGCTGAGCGTCTTCTGGCGCGTATTGCGGGCGAACCCCCTCTCCCTGATCGGGTTCATCCTAGTCGTGCTCATCGGCGTCACCGCGCTCATCGTCCTGGTCGCGCCGCACCTCCTGGTGCCGTACGGCCCGCTCCAGCAGACGTCGGCGCGCAACGCGGCGCCGTCGTGGGCGCACCCGTTCGGGACCGACAACCTCGGCCGGGACATCTACTCGAACGTGATGCTGGCGCTCCCGCTCGACCTCGGCATCGGCTTCGCGATCGCCGGGAGCGCGCTCCTGATCGGAGGAGTGCTCGGACTGATCGCGGGGTTCTACAACGCGCCGGGGACGCTGCTCGGCTACACCTCGATCGCGGTCCTCCGGGTCACGGACATCTTCCTGTCGTTCCCGAGCCTCATCCTCGCCCTCGCCCTCACCCGCGTGCTGGGCCTCGGCGTGGGACCGAGCGTCCTCGCGATCACGATCACCTGGTGGCCGTTCTATGTGCGCCTCGTCCGCGGCGAGGTGCTCGCCGTCAAGCACCTGCCGTACGTGAGCGCGGCGCGCGCCGCCGGCGTCACGGAGAACCGGATCGTGCTGCGGCACGTGCTGAGGAACGTGCTCGAACCGGTGATCGTGTACTTCACGCTCGACATCGGCACGGTCCTCGTGACCTACTCGACGATCGGCTACATCGGCGTCGCCAGCGTCTACCCCGGCCCGCAGCCGGAGTGGGGAGCGATGCTCGCCTACTACCAGCAGACCGGCTCGGCCAGCATCTACCCGTGGATCGTGCTGGCGCCGGGCGCGGCGATCTTCGTCACCGTGCTCGCCTTCAGCCTGCTCGGCGACGGGCTGCGGGACATCCTCGATCCGCGCACGCGTCGGGCGTTCGTGCGCGGCACGTCCACGCACGATCCGCCGGCGGAGGCGCCGCTCCCGGCCGCCCCGAGCGCGCCCGACGCGCCGCAGGAGACCGAGGTCCCCGCGGCGGTCGCGGCGGCGGAGGCCGGTTCATGA
- a CDS encoding ABC transporter ATP-binding protein has protein sequence MTDPVLDIEHLEITYTVGAGTFRAVSDVSLKIYPRQVIGIVGETGCGKSTLAQAIPRLLPEPPASIGSGQIVFRGTDLVKVPKRKLPMVRGTGIAMIFQEPLNSLNPAFRVFDQIAESIRIRHYREMGWVKSFTGGDPPFDYSKPPVASSVGGALVRSVVPDGALEEAARDRLRNRSEFREEVLRYLRLVRINDPETILNLYPHELSGGMRQRIMIAMALSEKPSLLIADEPTSALDVTIQAQVLTLMKELIDEVDAAILFISHDLGVIAETADEVGVMYAGRMVEYGPVAEVFRSPRHPYTKALLRAAPAHYKADGPLSTIAGSVPNLSRPPPGCRFHPRCVLAQDVCRGDPPPLAPVDGASAEDGRGVHRSACYFSDKVPGLP, from the coding sequence ATGACCGACCCCGTTCTCGACATCGAGCATCTCGAGATCACCTACACGGTCGGCGCCGGGACGTTCCGGGCCGTCTCGGACGTCTCGCTGAAGATCTACCCGCGCCAGGTGATCGGCATCGTCGGCGAGACCGGCTGCGGGAAGAGCACGCTCGCCCAGGCGATACCGCGCCTCCTGCCCGAGCCCCCGGCCTCGATCGGCAGCGGCCAGATCGTCTTCCGGGGGACGGACCTCGTGAAGGTGCCCAAGCGCAAGCTCCCCATGGTCCGGGGCACCGGGATCGCGATGATCTTTCAGGAGCCGCTCAACTCGCTCAACCCGGCCTTCCGCGTCTTCGACCAGATCGCCGAGTCGATCCGGATCCGCCACTATCGCGAGATGGGCTGGGTGAAGTCGTTCACGGGCGGCGATCCGCCCTTCGACTACTCGAAGCCGCCGGTAGCGTCGAGCGTCGGCGGCGCGCTCGTCCGCTCGGTCGTGCCCGACGGAGCGCTCGAGGAGGCCGCGCGCGACCGGCTGCGCAACCGCTCGGAGTTCCGCGAGGAGGTGCTGCGCTACCTTCGGCTCGTGCGGATCAACGACCCCGAGACGATCCTCAACCTGTACCCCCACGAGCTCTCCGGCGGGATGCGCCAGCGCATCATGATCGCAATGGCGCTGAGCGAGAAGCCGTCGCTCCTCATCGCCGACGAGCCCACGAGCGCGCTCGACGTGACGATCCAGGCGCAGGTCCTGACGCTGATGAAGGAGCTGATCGACGAGGTCGACGCAGCGATCCTGTTCATCAGCCACGATCTCGGCGTCATCGCCGAGACCGCCGACGAGGTCGGCGTGATGTACGCGGGCCGGATGGTCGAGTACGGACCCGTCGCCGAGGTGTTCCGCTCGCCGCGGCACCCGTACACGAAGGCGCTCCTGCGCGCGGCGCCGGCCCACTACAAGGCCGACGGGCCGCTGAGCACGATCGCGGGCTCGGTGCCGAACCTCTCGCGGCCGCCGCCGGGCTGCCGCTTCCACCCCCGCTGCGTCCTCGCCCAGGACGTCTGCCGCGGAGATCCCCCGCCCCTCGCGCCCGTGGATGGGGCGAGCGCGGAGGACGGTCGGGGCGTGCACCGGAGCGCCTGCTACTTCTCCGACAAGGTGCCGGGGCTACCGTGA
- a CDS encoding ABC transporter ATP-binding protein — protein sequence MNEPAPLLETVALEKLFPITRSLADTLNRRPTRSIHAVDGVSITVRAGETLGLIGESGSGKTTLGWVVARLHEPTGGSILFDGEDVTHLQGRALRAWRRNVQIVFQDPVGSLDPRLRVWQIVGEPIRAQQGLRGMAVREHVRALLPTVGLPPDCLDQYPHEFSGGGRQRLSLARALSVQPRLIVLDEPTSALDVAVQAQILNRLVELQRERQLAYLLITHNVAAVRFVADRVAVMYLGQIVEYAAARELLEHPVHPYTKALLAAVPVPDASRRRTRYRIGGDIPSLIDPKPGCRFAPRCPFVIDRCRVESPPLVPFEGTGRLVACHRAAEVRDIAPETLLATVAANAGAPPAGTAMVGATAAPA from the coding sequence GTGAACGAGCCGGCACCCCTTCTGGAGACCGTCGCGCTCGAGAAGCTCTTCCCGATCACCCGGAGCCTGGCGGACACGCTGAACCGGCGCCCGACGCGCTCGATTCACGCCGTCGACGGCGTCTCGATCACCGTTCGCGCGGGCGAGACCCTCGGGCTCATCGGCGAGTCGGGCTCCGGCAAGACGACCCTCGGCTGGGTCGTGGCCCGGCTGCACGAGCCGACCGGCGGCTCGATCCTGTTCGATGGCGAGGACGTTACGCACCTGCAGGGTCGCGCGCTGCGCGCCTGGCGCCGGAACGTCCAGATCGTCTTCCAGGACCCCGTCGGCTCGCTCGACCCGCGCCTGAGGGTCTGGCAGATCGTCGGCGAGCCGATCCGCGCCCAGCAGGGCCTGCGCGGGATGGCGGTCCGCGAGCACGTCCGGGCGCTCCTCCCGACGGTCGGCCTGCCGCCGGACTGCCTCGACCAGTACCCCCACGAGTTCTCCGGAGGCGGACGCCAGCGCCTCTCGCTCGCCCGGGCGCTGAGCGTCCAGCCGCGGCTGATCGTGCTCGACGAGCCGACGAGCGCCCTCGACGTCGCCGTCCAGGCGCAGATCCTCAACCGTCTGGTCGAGCTCCAGCGCGAGCGGCAGCTCGCCTACCTCCTGATCACCCACAACGTCGCCGCCGTGCGGTTCGTCGCCGACCGGGTGGCGGTGATGTACCTCGGCCAGATCGTCGAGTACGCCGCGGCCCGCGAGCTCCTCGAGCACCCGGTCCACCCGTACACCAAGGCGCTGCTGGCCGCGGTGCCGGTGCCCGACGCGAGCCGGCGCCGCACCCGCTACCGGATCGGCGGCGACATCCCCTCGCTCATCGATCCGAAGCCGGGATGCCGCTTCGCCCCGCGCTGCCCCTTCGTGATCGATCGGTGCCGCGTGGAGAGTCCCCCGCTCGTCCCGTTCGAGGGGACCGGCCGGCTCGTCGCCTGCCACCGGGCGGCGGAGGTCCGCGACATTGCGCCCGAGACCCTCCTCGCCACCGTCGCCGCCAACGCGGGCGCCCCGCCGGCCGGCACGGCGATGGTGGGCGCGACCGCGGCGCCCGCCTAG
- a CDS encoding ABC transporter substrate-binding protein, whose translation MRPRTRNIVVIAIVVVLVVAGIGVYYALQHSTTSNCGPKQTSWICVDQAEIPDSLDPAVTFTTPGWAAVQQVYQGLVNYNGSSVTGFSGVLAANWTVTSSYNPAVGANISTYTFELRHGVVFSNGDPYNAYVQWYSFYRSLLLEQGPQFILEENFFSTNFDPANPLSYYSENATIQAANATLVGDLNSWNFLDPSASEMAMMELPNQSFQVINPYSIALNLGYGYLASNYTYLLASISAPNSYAVDPSWIDANGGVSIGNVNAYASQNTLGTGPYLLLDYNPSGGGGYILQPNPKYWGASAWAAAPWNINLAPANTSVEIIFQDTIDITTSDLISGHVQGASFAYIGPSTIQQLQGHSNVVVQPLDTIYGATSGSWWIYLNQTVAPFNNLSVREAIAHAIDYSAIIQEAFGGYASQWVGPVPPSYPYYNPSNLAPYPYDLSLAYQEMKDSPCANGACRGDSIKYMYLNSGSDWSDTASLLQTELAAINITIDPVPVNLDGLIAEQGYSAGDCASNTTLNGGPFYMGQEFYTSDYISPDDWTQNDFVSSGSANMCMAGFNSLMLSTYNASLDQLVYTAAAAPDSNATDNATLATYYSTMTQAIYDSYTEIWLCVPTAFAVYASNLHGFVENPMASAEPFSIGFNTQWLS comes from the coding sequence ATGCGCCCGCGGACCCGGAATATCGTCGTGATCGCCATCGTGGTCGTGCTCGTCGTCGCCGGGATCGGCGTCTACTACGCGCTGCAGCATTCGACGACCTCGAACTGCGGGCCGAAGCAGACCAGCTGGATCTGCGTCGACCAGGCCGAGATCCCCGACTCGCTCGATCCGGCCGTGACGTTCACCACGCCCGGCTGGGCCGCCGTACAGCAGGTCTACCAGGGCCTGGTCAACTACAACGGCTCGAGCGTGACGGGCTTCTCCGGGGTCCTCGCCGCGAACTGGACCGTGACGAGCAGCTACAACCCGGCGGTCGGGGCGAACATCTCGACCTACACCTTCGAGCTCCGCCACGGCGTCGTGTTCTCGAACGGCGACCCGTACAACGCCTACGTCCAGTGGTACAGCTTCTACCGCAGCCTGCTGCTCGAACAGGGCCCGCAGTTCATCCTCGAGGAGAACTTCTTCTCCACCAACTTCGACCCGGCGAACCCGCTGAGCTACTACTCGGAGAACGCCACGATCCAGGCGGCGAACGCGACGCTGGTCGGCGACCTCAACTCGTGGAACTTCCTCGATCCGAGCGCGAGCGAGATGGCGATGATGGAGCTGCCCAACCAGTCGTTCCAGGTCATCAACCCGTACTCGATCGCCCTCAATCTCGGCTACGGTTACCTCGCGAGCAACTACACCTACCTGCTCGCGTCGATCTCCGCACCGAACTCCTACGCGGTCGACCCGAGCTGGATCGACGCGAACGGCGGGGTCTCGATCGGCAACGTCAACGCCTACGCCTCCCAGAACACCCTGGGCACGGGCCCGTACCTGCTCCTCGACTACAACCCGTCCGGTGGCGGTGGCTACATCCTCCAGCCGAACCCGAAGTACTGGGGGGCGTCAGCGTGGGCGGCCGCGCCGTGGAACATCAACCTCGCGCCGGCCAACACCTCGGTCGAGATCATCTTCCAGGACACGATCGACATCACCACCTCCGACCTGATCAGCGGTCACGTCCAGGGCGCCTCGTTCGCGTACATCGGGCCGTCGACGATCCAGCAGCTGCAGGGCCACTCGAACGTCGTGGTCCAACCCCTCGACACCATCTACGGCGCCACGAGCGGCTCGTGGTGGATCTACCTCAACCAGACCGTCGCGCCGTTCAACAACCTGTCCGTGCGCGAGGCAATCGCCCACGCGATCGACTACTCGGCGATCATCCAGGAGGCGTTCGGGGGCTACGCGAGCCAGTGGGTCGGCCCGGTCCCGCCGTCGTACCCGTACTACAACCCGTCGAACCTGGCGCCGTACCCGTACGACCTCTCCCTCGCCTACCAGGAGATGAAGGACTCGCCGTGCGCGAACGGCGCCTGCCGCGGGGACTCGATCAAGTACATGTACCTCAACAGCGGCTCCGACTGGTCGGATACGGCCTCGCTGCTCCAGACCGAGCTCGCGGCGATCAACATCACGATCGACCCGGTGCCGGTCAACCTGGACGGGCTCATCGCCGAGCAGGGCTACAGCGCCGGCGACTGCGCCTCGAACACGACCCTCAACGGCGGGCCGTTCTACATGGGCCAGGAGTTCTACACGTCCGACTACATCTCGCCGGACGACTGGACGCAGAACGACTTCGTGAGCTCGGGGAGCGCGAACATGTGCATGGCCGGCTTCAACAGCCTCATGCTGTCCACCTACAACGCCAGCCTCGACCAGCTCGTCTACACCGCGGCCGCGGCGCCCGACTCGAACGCGACGGACAACGCGACCCTCGCGACGTACTACTCGACGATGACCCAGGCGATCTACGACAGCTACACCGAGATCTGGCTGTGCGTCCCGACCGCGTTCGCCGTCTATGCCTCGAACCTCCACGGCTTCGTCGAGAACCCGATGGCGAGCGCCGAGCCGTTCTCGATCGGCTTCAACACGCAGTGGCTGAGCTGA
- a CDS encoding aldehyde dehydrogenase family protein, whose protein sequence is MSEKMLIGGEWVEANSAATVAVTNPFDGRSLASVPKGSREDARRAIDAAREAFDRGPWPRLPPRARGDVYLKAAALIQSRIATIAELESRNQGKTIKQAQDADIPFSIDNLVFYAGAGRTLDAKSPGEFTGDGTTIFRREPVGVVASITPWNYPFMMAVWKIGPALITGNTVVLKPASWTPLSTFELARAFQEAGLPPGALNVVTGPGDEVGNELARNAKVDLVSLTGDTATGKKILEAASPTVKRTQLELGGKAPFVVFEDADLAAAVEGAIVAGYVNGGQDCTAATRLIVHRKLRARFVERLLERVATIRVGDPLSRATDLGPLVHRTHQQHVLEFVQKGSSEGAKLLTGGTDERAKHLDGAFVAPTVFDAVAPDMTIAQREVFGPVLDILEFETFDEAMSIANGVDYGLAGSVWTNDLRTAVRAANALRFGDVWVNDHLPLGSETPHGGVKQSGFGKDLGVDSLYDYTTVKNIYIDLTGQARKGWHYTTYGDPG, encoded by the coding sequence ATGAGCGAGAAGATGCTCATCGGCGGAGAGTGGGTCGAGGCGAACAGCGCGGCGACCGTCGCGGTGACCAACCCGTTCGACGGACGCTCCCTCGCCTCGGTCCCCAAGGGCTCGCGCGAGGATGCGCGTCGCGCGATCGACGCGGCGCGGGAGGCGTTCGACCGCGGTCCGTGGCCCCGGCTTCCGCCGCGGGCCCGGGGAGACGTCTACCTCAAAGCGGCGGCGCTGATCCAGTCGCGAATTGCGACGATCGCCGAGCTCGAGAGCCGGAACCAGGGCAAGACCATCAAGCAGGCCCAGGACGCGGACATCCCGTTCTCGATCGACAACCTCGTCTTCTACGCCGGGGCGGGCCGGACGCTCGACGCGAAGAGCCCCGGGGAGTTCACGGGGGACGGCACGACGATCTTCCGTCGCGAACCGGTCGGGGTCGTCGCATCGATCACGCCGTGGAACTACCCGTTCATGATGGCGGTCTGGAAGATCGGGCCGGCGCTGATCACCGGCAACACGGTCGTCCTCAAGCCCGCGAGCTGGACCCCGCTCTCCACCTTCGAGCTCGCGCGCGCCTTCCAGGAGGCCGGGCTTCCTCCCGGGGCCCTCAACGTGGTCACCGGACCGGGCGATGAGGTCGGCAACGAGCTCGCGCGCAATGCCAAGGTCGATCTCGTCTCGCTCACCGGGGACACCGCGACAGGCAAGAAGATCCTCGAGGCCGCGAGCCCGACGGTGAAGCGCACCCAGCTCGAGCTGGGCGGCAAGGCGCCGTTCGTCGTCTTCGAGGACGCCGACCTCGCCGCCGCCGTGGAGGGGGCGATCGTCGCCGGCTACGTCAACGGCGGGCAGGACTGCACCGCGGCGACGCGCCTGATCGTGCATCGGAAGCTCCGGGCACGCTTCGTCGAGCGCTTGCTCGAGCGCGTCGCGACGATCCGGGTCGGGGACCCGCTCTCCCGCGCCACGGACCTCGGCCCGCTCGTCCACCGGACCCACCAGCAGCACGTCCTCGAGTTCGTCCAGAAGGGCTCGTCGGAGGGCGCGAAGCTGTTGACGGGCGGCACGGACGAGCGAGCGAAGCACCTCGACGGGGCCTTCGTCGCCCCCACGGTGTTCGACGCGGTCGCGCCGGACATGACGATCGCCCAGCGCGAGGTGTTCGGGCCCGTGCTGGACATCCTCGAGTTCGAGACGTTCGACGAGGCGATGTCGATCGCCAACGGCGTCGACTACGGCCTCGCGGGCAGCGTCTGGACGAACGACCTTAGAACGGCGGTGCGGGCGGCGAATGCGCTGCGCTTCGGGGACGTATGGGTCAACGACCACCTGCCGCTCGGCTCCGAGACACCCCATGGCGGGGTGAAGCAGTCCGGCTTCGGCAAGGACCTCGGCGTCGATTCCCTCTACGATTACACCACCGTGAAGAACATCTACATCGACCTCACCGGCCAGGCGCGCAAGGGCTGGCACTACACGACGTATGGCGACCCCGGGTAG
- a CDS encoding aldehyde dehydrogenase family protein yields the protein MIAGIPSSGRGALFIGGTWQSPGGGRYVPVLDPSTGRPIGEAPVASAEEARAAVDAAAACEESWGATPGHERARLLRALAERIGADRETMAGLIAHEVGKPIVDARVEVDRAVGVYRLAAEEIRQLVGESYPADAFERPAGNEHRFLFSVRDPIGVVVAIGPFNFPLNLLSHKLAPALAAGNPVVAKPTSAAPFTALRLAEHVAAAGFPAGVLNVVTGPGGTVGETLVEHPRTRLVTFTGSTAVGKGIAERAGRHAKRVILEMGGLDPFVVLGDAPLEPTVRAAARGIYSYSGQVCTASKRFLVAEGIADRFAAALAEEARRLKVGPAWEETTEVGPLVDVAAIERVETLVRDAEDRSARLLAGGHRPDAPKEGNFYLPTVLDAVPEDARVVHEEPFGPVAPILRFESLDDAVRIANGTPYGLQAAVYTRDIARGFSLARRIRAGGVHLNDPTNLRWDALPFGGIKESGLGREGLRFAMEEMTEVKLISVNYGAP from the coding sequence GTGATCGCGGGCATTCCGTCCAGCGGGCGCGGCGCCCTCTTCATCGGGGGCACCTGGCAGTCGCCGGGCGGAGGGCGGTACGTCCCGGTCCTGGACCCGTCGACCGGTCGCCCGATCGGCGAGGCGCCCGTCGCCTCGGCCGAAGAGGCCCGCGCCGCGGTCGACGCGGCCGCGGCGTGCGAGGAATCCTGGGGCGCGACGCCGGGCCACGAGCGGGCCCGTCTCCTTCGGGCCCTTGCCGAACGGATCGGCGCCGATCGCGAGACGATGGCCGGCCTGATCGCGCACGAGGTCGGCAAGCCGATCGTCGACGCCCGGGTCGAGGTGGACCGGGCCGTCGGCGTCTACCGCCTCGCGGCCGAGGAGATCCGACAGCTCGTCGGCGAGAGCTATCCGGCGGATGCCTTCGAGCGGCCCGCGGGCAACGAGCACCGCTTCCTCTTCTCGGTCCGGGACCCGATCGGGGTGGTCGTCGCGATCGGACCGTTCAACTTCCCGCTCAACCTGCTCTCGCACAAGCTTGCGCCCGCGCTCGCGGCCGGGAATCCGGTCGTCGCGAAGCCGACGAGCGCGGCTCCGTTCACGGCCCTTCGGCTCGCCGAGCACGTCGCGGCGGCCGGTTTTCCCGCCGGCGTCCTCAACGTGGTCACCGGCCCGGGCGGGACCGTCGGCGAGACGCTGGTCGAGCATCCGCGCACGCGACTCGTGACGTTCACCGGCTCGACCGCCGTCGGTAAGGGGATCGCGGAGCGGGCGGGGCGCCATGCGAAGCGGGTGATCCTGGAGATGGGCGGACTCGACCCGTTCGTGGTCCTCGGCGACGCGCCTCTCGAACCGACGGTCCGGGCCGCCGCGCGCGGCATCTATTCCTACTCCGGCCAGGTCTGCACGGCCTCGAAGCGATTCCTCGTCGCCGAGGGGATCGCGGACCGGTTCGCCGCGGCGCTCGCCGAGGAGGCCCGGCGCTTGAAGGTCGGACCGGCCTGGGAAGAGACGACCGAGGTGGGTCCGCTCGTCGACGTCGCGGCGATCGAGCGCGTGGAGACGCTGGTGCGGGATGCCGAGGACCGCTCCGCCCGCCTGCTCGCCGGTGGACACCGACCGGACGCGCCGAAGGAAGGGAACTTCTACCTTCCCACGGTCCTCGACGCGGTGCCCGAGGACGCCCGGGTCGTCCACGAGGAGCCGTTCGGTCCCGTCGCGCCGATCCTTCGCTTCGAGAGCCTGGACGACGCCGTCCGTATCGCCAATGGCACTCCGTATGGCCTGCAGGCGGCCGTCTACACCCGCGACATCGCGAGGGGCTTCTCGCTCGCCCGCCGGATCCGTGCCGGCGGCGTGCACCTCAACGACCCCACCAACCTGCGCTGGGACGCCCTGCCGTTCGGTGGGATCAAGGAGAGCGGCCTCGGCCGGGAGGGCCTGCGCTTTGCGATGGAGGAGATGACCGAGGTCAAGCTGATCTCGGTCAACTACGGGGCGCCGTAG